A genomic region of Aeropyrum pernix K1 contains the following coding sequences:
- the radA gene encoding DNA repair and recombination protein RadA, which translates to MGEDKREIKDITDLPGVGPTTAQKLMEAGYTTLEAIAAATPQEVSQATGIPILTAQKIVDAAREALNIDFKTAYDLKIESMNIKKITTGSRNLDELLGGGIETKTITELFGEFGSGKTQICHQLSVNVQLPEDKGGLEGKAVYVDTEGTFRWERIEQMARGVGLDPDEVMKNIYWIRAINSHHQIAIVDKLFTMVKNDNIKLVVVDSVTSHFRAEFPGRENLAMRQQLLNRHLHQLMRLADIFNVAVVITNQVMARPDVFYGDPTQAVGGHVLGHAPGVRVYLKKSRGNKRIARVVDAPHLPEGETVFAITEWGIRDPE; encoded by the coding sequence ATGGGTGAGGACAAGAGGGAGATAAAAGACATAACAGATCTACCGGGAGTCGGCCCTACCACAGCCCAGAAGCTGATGGAGGCCGGCTACACCACTCTCGAAGCCATAGCGGCGGCTACACCCCAGGAGGTGAGCCAGGCAACAGGTATACCGATACTCACGGCCCAGAAGATAGTTGACGCCGCAAGAGAAGCTCTTAACATAGACTTCAAGACCGCTTACGACCTGAAGATCGAGAGCATGAACATTAAAAAGATTACGACGGGGAGCAGGAACCTTGACGAGCTGCTGGGCGGCGGTATAGAGACTAAGACTATAACGGAGCTTTTCGGTGAGTTCGGGAGCGGCAAGACTCAGATATGCCATCAGCTATCTGTTAACGTCCAGCTCCCCGAAGACAAGGGAGGCCTCGAGGGTAAGGCGGTATACGTAGATACCGAGGGCACCTTCAGGTGGGAGAGGATAGAGCAGATGGCTCGTGGTGTAGGTCTAGACCCGGACGAGGTTATGAAGAACATTTACTGGATAAGGGCTATAAACAGCCATCACCAGATAGCGATCGTGGATAAGCTTTTCACTATGGTAAAGAATGATAACATAAAGCTAGTTGTAGTTGACTCTGTCACAAGCCACTTCAGAGCAGAGTTCCCCGGCAGGGAGAACCTGGCTATGAGGCAGCAGCTGCTCAACAGACATCTCCACCAGCTCATGAGGCTTGCAGACATTTTCAACGTAGCTGTGGTTATAACTAACCAGGTTATGGCCAGGCCGGACGTCTTCTACGGAGACCCTACCCAGGCTGTGGGAGGCCATGTGTTGGGCCACGCTCCCGGCGTCAGGGTGTACCTCAAGAAGAGCAGGGGGAACAAGAGGATAGCAAGGGTAGTAGACGCTCCACACTTGCCCGAGGGTGAGACGGTCTTCGCCATAACGGAGTGGGGTATAAGGGATCCAGAGTAG
- a CDS encoding HIT family protein → MSRHVWVKRWYSILWAPWRMKYIKQAGSREGCVFCEAPSMGDDAKALIVYRGSLSYVILNKYPYNSGHIMVTPYRHVAELEDLTMDEIVEMAKLVRASVKALKRVYAPHGFNIGVNIGEAAGAGIAGHFHIHIVPRWRGDSNFMLTVGGTKVIPESLEDTFKKLKPAVEEEARKEGV, encoded by the coding sequence TTGTCTAGGCATGTATGGGTGAAGCGGTGGTACAGCATACTCTGGGCTCCTTGGAGGATGAAATATATTAAACAGGCTGGCAGTCGAGAAGGGTGTGTATTCTGTGAGGCGCCTTCCATGGGTGACGACGCCAAAGCGCTAATAGTCTATAGAGGCAGCCTGTCATACGTTATACTTAACAAGTATCCCTACAACAGCGGCCACATAATGGTCACACCTTATAGACACGTGGCGGAGCTTGAGGACCTCACTATGGACGAGATCGTGGAGATGGCAAAGCTTGTGAGGGCTTCAGTCAAGGCCCTAAAACGCGTCTACGCGCCCCACGGTTTTAATATTGGAGTTAACATAGGCGAGGCGGCGGGAGCCGGTATAGCAGGGCACTTTCACATCCACATAGTTCCCAGGTGGAGGGGCGACTCGAACTTCATGCTGACCGTAGGCGGTACTAAGGTGATACCGGAGTCCCTGGAGGATACATTTAAAAAGCTGAAGCCCGCTGTTGAGGAGGAGGCAAGGAAGGAGGGTGTTTAA
- a CDS encoding DHH family phosphoesterase, with protein MENGFNHLFIITHTDLDGIGAGAVAVRLLGRVDGGYTVVFAEPYNLHNSIEDILDHLGKGDLIIISDLGANRESLPRAADLLASATSKGVAVKWFDHHIWSNDELELLRRAGVEVTVDTSTCATGVVARYLTPDGGDGFIKQFVDAVCSADLWKWTHPLSGKLFRVVGERNQDMEWKHKVLAKFAAGVMWDEELEKRLEGYVNEELRGYTTAIKNAVTIKIHDLRIASTYKNFRGPPSSSMIGALLLHRYNADIAIIVRSDGGLSLRSRRVNVQPIARELGGGGHPKAAGAKIEVPLLVRLASRLYPKILSLYAARLVAAKASELSLIEATG; from the coding sequence GTGGAAAACGGGTTCAACCACCTCTTCATAATAACCCATACAGACCTCGACGGCATAGGAGCCGGGGCCGTTGCCGTCAGGCTTCTGGGGAGGGTAGACGGGGGTTATACAGTCGTCTTCGCAGAGCCTTACAACTTGCACAACTCAATAGAGGATATTTTAGACCATCTTGGTAAGGGTGACCTAATAATAATCAGCGACCTCGGCGCTAACAGAGAATCGCTGCCGAGGGCCGCAGACCTCCTGGCCTCGGCCACGAGTAAAGGTGTCGCGGTGAAATGGTTCGACCACCACATATGGAGCAACGATGAGCTGGAATTACTGAGGAGGGCAGGAGTTGAAGTCACCGTCGACACATCAACATGCGCCACGGGAGTTGTAGCCAGATACCTAACCCCAGACGGTGGAGACGGTTTTATCAAGCAATTTGTAGATGCAGTGTGCAGCGCCGACCTCTGGAAGTGGACTCACCCGCTTAGCGGGAAGCTATTCCGTGTTGTTGGAGAGCGTAACCAGGATATGGAGTGGAAGCACAAGGTCCTTGCCAAGTTCGCCGCCGGCGTTATGTGGGATGAGGAGTTGGAGAAGAGGCTTGAGGGCTATGTGAATGAAGAACTCAGAGGCTACACAACGGCTATAAAGAACGCTGTCACCATCAAGATACATGACCTCAGAATAGCTTCGACATACAAAAACTTCAGGGGCCCCCCCAGTAGCAGCATGATAGGGGCCCTACTCCTCCACAGGTACAACGCCGACATAGCAATCATCGTGAGGAGCGACGGCGGCCTGAGCCTGAGGAGTAGAAGGGTTAACGTGCAACCCATAGCAAGAGAGCTTGGGGGAGGAGGACACCCTAAGGCCGCCGGGGCTAAGATAGAGGTGCCTCTCCTGGTCAGGCTAGCCTCCAGACTCTACCCCAAAATCCTGTCACTCTACGCTGCAAGGCTAGTAGCGGCGAAGGCTTCTGAATTAAGTCTTATAGAGGCCACTGGCTAG
- a CDS encoding DUF4129 domain-containing protein: MNRGRRTTVAYPLLLSLLILLSIVCQAAHAQEPTLRHPPELKDPITSLLNSGLIPTLSYSDYAMLAKQLSEVMSNAIAEALQGSLVSDNDLDAVVAMLGASEALSRMPEEYTPRAEAVVEEAKRAVEGLEVFLLAYGLDEDEPYASKTIAVGLLDSGGEPRIVVMGPASHVLLTLVNAVIIDRDVVVLFPVSSQVVIMSAQSGGLPSGVEIGPGRPGIEDKIRDEFLPEEVKESYSRGVSGQTVNGEYQDSENEGGEDKIVDISSLLKELASRLTKQGGQGSGDTGSYLPSGGAVGSGTAAIVASPIGKLGITYEDFARIADILRLDLPEAQAEGDLEGGEVLVPVSPLERAGSSMGLVLTAVAVLGVITLTASYAPEIRRTLSARLAMSRGSAAASAAEVCYRAALEVLETQGLRRMPWETPREFLVRAEKSLVDEQVYAMRYITWLYELHRYGGLKPSPGEAEECMRMVEALRARGRDGDR, from the coding sequence GTGAACCGAGGAAGACGGACTACTGTAGCATATCCGCTCCTACTTTCGCTACTCATATTGCTATCTATAGTATGCCAGGCAGCCCACGCCCAAGAACCGACACTAAGGCACCCGCCCGAACTTAAAGATCCTATCACAAGCCTCCTTAACAGCGGCCTAATACCAACGTTGAGCTACAGCGACTATGCTATGCTCGCTAAACAGCTGTCGGAGGTTATGTCGAACGCCATTGCAGAGGCCCTGCAAGGGTCGCTGGTGAGCGATAATGACCTCGACGCAGTTGTAGCCATGCTAGGCGCCTCTGAAGCCCTCTCGAGAATGCCGGAAGAATACACTCCCAGAGCGGAGGCGGTGGTTGAGGAGGCTAAAAGAGCTGTTGAAGGGCTGGAGGTGTTTCTTCTTGCATACGGCCTCGACGAAGATGAGCCCTACGCATCCAAAACTATCGCCGTTGGCCTGCTGGACAGCGGCGGTGAACCCAGAATAGTTGTGATGGGCCCCGCTAGCCATGTACTCCTCACCCTTGTAAACGCTGTGATAATAGATCGTGACGTTGTGGTTCTCTTTCCCGTTAGCAGTCAGGTAGTAATCATGTCAGCCCAGAGCGGAGGCCTCCCCAGCGGTGTAGAGATAGGCCCTGGCAGGCCCGGCATTGAGGACAAAATCAGGGACGAATTCCTACCTGAGGAGGTGAAGGAGAGTTATAGCAGGGGGGTCAGTGGTCAGACTGTTAATGGCGAGTATCAAGATAGCGAGAACGAAGGGGGGGAGGATAAAATCGTCGACATATCGTCTCTTCTGAAGGAGCTGGCCTCACGCCTTACAAAGCAGGGTGGCCAAGGCAGTGGTGATACCGGCTCTTATCTACCTTCCGGTGGAGCTGTGGGCAGTGGCACGGCAGCTATAGTGGCTTCGCCCATAGGCAAGCTGGGTATTACCTATGAGGATTTCGCGAGAATCGCCGACATTCTCAGGCTTGACCTGCCCGAGGCTCAGGCCGAGGGGGATCTCGAGGGTGGTGAGGTCCTGGTACCTGTATCGCCGCTGGAGCGGGCGGGAAGCAGCATGGGGCTCGTACTCACGGCTGTAGCTGTATTGGGTGTAATAACGCTAACGGCCTCCTATGCGCCGGAAATCCGCCGCACTCTCTCAGCCCGCCTGGCCATGTCGAGGGGTAGTGCGGCAGCCAGTGCTGCTGAAGTGTGCTATAGGGCAGCGCTGGAGGTCCTGGAAACCCAGGGGTTAAGGAGGATGCCTTGGGAGACTCCGAGGGAGTTCCTCGTCCGTGCTGAGAAGAGTCTCGTGGACGAGCAGGTGTATGCTATGAGATACATCACGTGGCTTTACGAATTACACCGTTACGGCGGACTGAAGCCGTCGCCGGGGGAGGCTGAAGAGTGTATGAGGATGGTTGAAGCTCTCAGGGCAAGGGGTAGAGATGGTGATAGATAA